One segment of Anatilimnocola aggregata DNA contains the following:
- a CDS encoding SDR family NAD(P)-dependent oxidoreductase, which translates to MSVLDRFRLDGKRLLITGGSRGLGREMALACADVGADVILLGRDVESLNKTADDVRARGRQAFTIETDVGDMTQCQAACERALAEFGPIHILINNVGGRRQNIPTHEMPLETWRQLMDLNLTSTFLCTKLIGGAMLARGEGGRIINIASINSLVAGRKIEGRHYETAKAAVLQFTRALAADWAPHGITVNAILPGGFMTEPNQRWKKLHPEVVETFLQQIPMGKYGEPEDLGPLAVYLASDASRYMTGAGLVIDGGYTLW; encoded by the coding sequence ATGTCTGTGCTCGATCGCTTTCGCCTGGATGGCAAACGCCTGTTGATTACCGGAGGTAGTCGCGGACTTGGCCGCGAAATGGCCTTGGCTTGTGCCGACGTTGGTGCTGACGTGATCTTGCTCGGGCGAGATGTCGAGAGCCTGAACAAGACGGCCGACGATGTGCGGGCACGCGGCCGGCAGGCCTTCACCATTGAGACCGACGTCGGCGATATGACGCAGTGCCAGGCGGCCTGCGAGCGAGCGCTGGCCGAGTTTGGGCCGATCCATATTTTGATTAACAACGTCGGCGGCAGGCGGCAGAACATTCCCACGCACGAGATGCCCCTGGAGACCTGGCGGCAGTTGATGGACCTGAATCTGACTAGTACTTTCCTCTGCACCAAGCTGATCGGCGGCGCGATGCTGGCCCGCGGCGAAGGGGGGCGGATCATCAACATTGCTTCGATCAATTCGTTGGTTGCCGGGCGAAAGATCGAAGGGCGGCATTACGAAACTGCCAAGGCGGCGGTGCTGCAATTCACCCGCGCGCTGGCCGCCGATTGGGCTCCGCATGGGATTACCGTGAATGCGATTTTGCCGGGGGGCTTTATGACGGAGCCGAATCAGCGGTGGAAGAAGCTGCACCCGGAAGTGGTCGAGACATTCTTGCAGCAGATTCCGATGGGCAAATATGGCGAGCCCGAAGACCTTGGTCCGCTGGCCGTTTATCTGGCAAGCGATGCTTCGCGATACATGACGGGCGCGGGGCTTGTGATCGACGGCGGCTATACGCTGTGGTAG
- a CDS encoding sugar phosphate isomerase/epimerase family protein: MVRTHEELCTVFVSASTDCLPDLSLPAALDRLSGLEYTGVELAMFEDREQFKPSFIAANFDKAVEQCRNTERLDIIAFDVRIAATGEAHYEQFLAICRLAKTVKVVTLTIPSAEVGTPFNEEVDHLRRLVDIATQQGVRVGMKSQIGRLSEDMDTVTVLCDNVKGLGLTLDPSVYIYGNAQGKAIDKLMKYTFHTQLRDTNKKGFQVRVGQGDVEYGKLISQLQKVKYNYGLSVYITEVEGVDHAGELRKLRLLLESLL, translated from the coding sequence ATGGTTCGCACGCACGAGGAGCTTTGCACGGTGTTTGTCTCGGCCTCTACAGATTGCCTTCCCGACTTGTCGTTGCCTGCCGCTTTGGACCGCCTCAGTGGCTTGGAATATACCGGCGTTGAACTAGCGATGTTCGAAGATCGCGAGCAGTTCAAGCCTTCGTTCATTGCCGCCAATTTCGACAAAGCGGTCGAACAATGTCGCAACACGGAGCGGCTCGATATCATCGCCTTTGATGTTCGCATCGCTGCCACCGGCGAAGCGCACTACGAGCAGTTCCTGGCCATTTGCCGGTTGGCGAAGACGGTGAAAGTGGTCACACTCACCATCCCCTCGGCCGAAGTGGGTACGCCGTTCAATGAAGAGGTCGATCACCTCCGCCGCCTCGTCGATATCGCGACTCAGCAAGGTGTGCGCGTCGGCATGAAGAGCCAGATCGGCCGCCTCAGCGAAGACATGGATACCGTCACGGTCCTCTGCGACAACGTGAAGGGGCTCGGCCTCACGCTCGATCCCAGCGTGTACATCTATGGCAATGCCCAGGGCAAAGCTATCGATAAGTTGATGAAATACACCTTCCACACCCAACTGCGCGATACGAACAAGAAGGGCTTTCAAGTTCGCGTCGGCCAAGGCGATGTGGAATACGGCAAGCTGATCTCGCAACTGCAAAAGGTGAAATACAACTACGGCCTCAGCGTGTATATCACCGAGGTCGAAGGGGTCGACCACGCCGGCGAACTGCGCAAACTCCGCCTGCTGCTCGAAAGCCTGCTGTAG
- a CDS encoding LptF/LptG family permease gives MTLIDRYVLGLYLKALLMSFLVMAGMYMLVDVFANLEEHIANSADYRFKVPHLLADYYGPRLLWVFDKTAGILAASAAIFAVTWLQGTQELTAILSAGIRPTRVLRPIFFCTLIVAGLGVANREVWLPSFRSQLARNAQDWRGDKAKNCTPQFDPRSDVLLSGKKTIGKEKRIEGPMFRLLSPEFATWGRQITADSAWYLPVDQGRPAGYLLSGVKQPANLASLGTLLIAGEPILLSPRDTPWLKPDECFVVSVVTFEQFALGNGWRQNLSTKELVHGLKNRSLQSGADILVTMHGRFVKPLLDIVLVFLGLPLVLGRASRNIFVAGGVCLGLMATFFIVSLICQGLGNNFLLRPTVAAWMPLMIFGPIAFTVARPLWD, from the coding sequence ATGACGCTCATCGACCGCTATGTACTTGGCCTCTATTTGAAGGCCCTGCTCATGTCTTTTCTGGTAATGGCGGGCATGTATATGCTCGTCGATGTCTTTGCCAACCTCGAAGAGCACATTGCCAACTCCGCCGACTACCGCTTCAAGGTCCCCCACCTACTCGCAGACTATTACGGCCCGCGGTTGCTGTGGGTGTTCGATAAGACTGCCGGCATTCTGGCCGCCAGTGCTGCGATCTTCGCCGTCACCTGGCTGCAGGGAACGCAGGAACTGACGGCAATTCTCTCGGCAGGTATTCGCCCGACGCGAGTCCTGCGCCCCATCTTCTTTTGCACGCTGATTGTTGCGGGCCTGGGCGTGGCCAATCGCGAAGTTTGGCTCCCCTCGTTCCGTTCCCAATTAGCGCGCAACGCTCAAGATTGGCGTGGCGACAAGGCGAAGAACTGCACACCGCAGTTCGATCCACGCAGTGATGTTCTGCTCTCGGGCAAGAAAACAATTGGCAAGGAGAAGAGAATTGAAGGACCTATGTTTCGTCTCCTCTCGCCAGAGTTTGCCACTTGGGGAAGACAGATTACAGCTGACTCCGCCTGGTACTTGCCGGTGGACCAAGGTCGTCCGGCCGGCTACTTGCTGAGCGGAGTGAAGCAGCCGGCAAACCTTGCTAGCCTTGGTACGCTCCTTATCGCTGGCGAGCCAATCCTGCTCAGCCCCCGCGATACTCCCTGGCTCAAGCCCGACGAATGCTTTGTGGTAAGCGTCGTCACGTTCGAGCAGTTTGCCCTCGGCAATGGCTGGCGGCAAAACCTGTCGACCAAGGAACTCGTCCACGGCTTAAAGAACCGTTCACTGCAATCGGGAGCAGATATCCTGGTGACCATGCACGGCCGGTTTGTCAAACCGCTCCTCGACATCGTGCTGGTTTTTCTCGGATTGCCGCTGGTACTTGGCCGCGCCAGCCGTAATATTTTCGTAGCGGGCGGAGTCTGTCTCGGGCTGATGGCGACGTTCTTTATCGTCTCCCTCATCTGCCAGGGATTGGGGAACAACTTCCTGCTGCGGCCCACGGTCGCAGCTTGGATGCCCCTGATGATCTTCGGCCCCATTGCCTTCACGGTTGCGCGGCCGCTGTGGGACTAG
- a CDS encoding AMP-binding protein produces MAVADTPWVDGLTMGQVLRETARKFPTHDALVFPQTDRRWTWQQFDADVDRVARGLIALGMQHGEHLALWATNVPQWVLLQFATARIGVVLVNINPAYRPFELEYVLRQSDSVALMLVEKFKTSDYFAMLGEICPELAATSDGLIHCANFPKLRRVVALCDSPPATMLSWPGLLKLADSISAEQLHAREEATRCNQAINIQYTSGTTGFPKAAMLSHRNLLLNAYYVGNCQRMTEQDRLCIPVPFYHCFGCVLGTLACAVHGAAMIIPAEYFQPQATLEAMEKERATAVYGVPTMYIAQLQCPTLAGRDLTSLRTGIMSGSPCPIEVMKQVSDKFGVPDLTIAYGQTEASPVITQTRCDDDVALRVETVGRPLPGWDVKIVEPETGKTLPDNQQGELCARGHGVMLGYYNNPEATASAIDADGWLHTGDLAVRLPNGYYKITGRLKDLVIRGGENIYPREIEEFLFTHPAVEQAAVVGVPDPKYTEELCAWIKLRAGQTATEDEIRQYCRQKLAHYKTPRYVKFVEAFPQTVTGKIQKFRIREIMKEELGLKEQDMA; encoded by the coding sequence ATGGCGGTGGCTGATACTCCGTGGGTCGATGGTTTGACGATGGGACAAGTGCTGCGTGAGACCGCGCGCAAGTTTCCCACGCACGATGCCCTCGTGTTCCCCCAGACAGATCGCAGGTGGACCTGGCAGCAGTTCGATGCCGATGTAGACCGCGTAGCCCGCGGCCTGATTGCCCTGGGCATGCAACATGGCGAGCACTTGGCTCTGTGGGCTACGAACGTCCCGCAGTGGGTGCTGCTGCAATTCGCCACGGCCCGCATCGGCGTCGTGCTGGTTAATATTAATCCAGCCTATCGCCCGTTCGAACTGGAATACGTTCTCAGGCAGAGCGATTCCGTCGCGCTCATGCTGGTGGAGAAGTTCAAGACTTCCGACTATTTCGCCATGCTGGGCGAAATCTGCCCTGAACTGGCAGCAACGAGCGATGGCCTGATCCATTGCGCCAATTTCCCCAAACTGCGGCGCGTGGTTGCCCTATGTGATTCGCCGCCGGCAACCATGCTCAGTTGGCCCGGGTTGCTGAAACTGGCAGACAGCATATCAGCCGAGCAACTGCACGCCCGAGAGGAAGCCACGCGTTGCAACCAGGCGATCAACATTCAGTACACGTCGGGAACCACTGGCTTTCCCAAGGCGGCGATGCTCAGCCATCGCAACTTGCTCCTCAATGCTTATTACGTTGGCAACTGCCAGCGGATGACGGAGCAGGATCGGCTCTGCATTCCCGTTCCCTTTTATCACTGCTTCGGCTGCGTCCTAGGCACACTCGCGTGTGCCGTCCATGGTGCAGCGATGATCATTCCCGCCGAGTACTTTCAACCCCAGGCTACTTTGGAGGCGATGGAGAAAGAGCGAGCGACCGCCGTCTATGGCGTGCCAACCATGTACATCGCGCAGCTGCAATGCCCCACGCTAGCGGGAAGAGATTTGACTTCGTTACGCACCGGCATCATGTCAGGCAGTCCGTGCCCGATCGAAGTAATGAAACAAGTTAGCGATAAGTTCGGGGTCCCCGACTTAACGATTGCTTATGGTCAAACCGAAGCTTCGCCGGTCATTACGCAGACCCGCTGCGACGATGATGTTGCCCTGCGGGTCGAGACTGTCGGCCGGCCGCTGCCGGGCTGGGACGTGAAGATCGTCGAACCCGAAACTGGCAAAACTCTGCCAGACAACCAGCAGGGAGAGCTTTGTGCCCGTGGTCACGGCGTCATGCTCGGCTACTACAACAATCCTGAAGCAACTGCGAGTGCTATCGACGCCGACGGCTGGCTGCACACTGGTGATCTCGCGGTTCGCTTGCCCAACGGCTATTACAAGATCACCGGCCGCTTGAAGGATCTGGTGATTCGTGGCGGCGAGAACATTTATCCGCGAGAGATCGAAGAGTTCCTCTTCACCCACCCGGCCGTCGAGCAAGCTGCGGTGGTCGGCGTACCTGATCCCAAATACACCGAAGAACTGTGCGCCTGGATTAAGCTACGTGCCGGACAGACCGCAACAGAAGACGAGATTCGCCAGTATTGCAGGCAGAAACTGGCGCACTACAAAACGCCTCGCTACGTCAAATTTGTCGAGGCGTTTCCGCAAACCGTGACCGGCAAGATCCAAAAATTTCGCATCCGCGAAATCATGAAAGAAGAACTCGGACTGAAAGAGCAGGACATGGCCTAA
- a CDS encoding protein kinase domain-containing protein codes for MKPAASIAPEHPSPASLLAYGQGRLSPAEMIAVESHLGSCTTCCEALASTPDDTLLIRAREAATSGFRASDKTVPAKPAKLHEIPQPLRDHARYRVLGLLGAGGMGAVFKAEHRLMERMVALKVINSALVSSPAALERFEREVKTAAKLSHGNIVTAHDAEHAGDLHFLVMEFVDGASLDRLLAKTGPLPPQQAAHLIRQAALGLQHAHEKGMIHRDIKPQNLMVTRAGVLKILDFGLARLASQAWQSAHEAGEEPERPANATRVGSVLGTPDYIAPEQATDAHAADIRADIYSLGCTLYFLLAGEPPFIGGSIVDKLHAHKTCQPTPIQLRRPEVPDDLAAILERMMAKNPADRYARPADLAQALQPIARSRSLATTSTEPKPRPLPAATMLAEAESPKSLAGDHLVPELALPDLNAIDLGALPVVGKSLSGIHAKKPDSVPPLLWGGAIATAAALVITVAWLIFGGSGKATRQPELAKANEPPKIERQQQLPVAPPVSQHPKTNSSTSPKVVPPAVGNRAKILMIVPQYQLYYPDYANVKDALPNTVDLVTASSDGTICNLVQQSPRGKLVPDLKLSSAVRARDYDALAFAGYSLGELTSPGEGRIQTERLIREFQQEDKPIAAICGGQNVLAAFDLLTSETHVAGGLTAELLPDFRACPAQREKSGVVTSGKIITGKGADDGAAFARALVAAIR; via the coding sequence ATGAAACCAGCAGCTTCCATTGCGCCTGAGCATCCGTCGCCGGCCTCGCTGCTGGCGTATGGCCAGGGGCGGTTGTCACCTGCGGAAATGATCGCCGTCGAATCGCACCTGGGCAGCTGCACGACGTGCTGCGAAGCGCTGGCCAGCACTCCCGACGATACCCTCCTCATTCGCGCTCGCGAAGCGGCGACGAGCGGCTTTCGTGCCAGCGATAAGACCGTCCCAGCCAAGCCAGCCAAGTTGCACGAGATTCCGCAGCCCCTGCGCGACCACGCGCGCTATCGCGTCCTCGGGTTGCTCGGTGCAGGGGGTATGGGGGCGGTCTTTAAGGCGGAGCATCGCCTGATGGAACGGATGGTTGCCCTCAAGGTGATTAACTCCGCGCTCGTCTCCAGTCCTGCCGCGCTCGAACGGTTCGAACGAGAAGTGAAGACCGCCGCCAAGCTGTCTCACGGCAACATCGTGACCGCGCACGATGCAGAGCATGCCGGCGACCTGCACTTTTTGGTGATGGAGTTCGTCGACGGCGCGAGTCTCGATCGCCTGCTGGCCAAGACGGGCCCCTTGCCGCCGCAGCAGGCCGCTCACCTCATTCGTCAGGCTGCACTCGGCTTGCAGCACGCGCACGAGAAGGGAATGATCCATCGCGATATCAAGCCGCAAAACCTGATGGTGACTCGGGCCGGTGTTTTGAAGATTCTCGACTTTGGCCTCGCGCGGCTGGCTAGTCAGGCCTGGCAAAGTGCCCACGAAGCGGGCGAAGAGCCCGAACGTCCCGCGAATGCCACCCGTGTTGGCTCAGTGCTTGGAACGCCCGATTACATCGCCCCCGAACAGGCGACCGACGCTCATGCCGCCGATATCCGGGCCGATATTTATAGCCTCGGCTGCACCCTTTATTTTCTGCTGGCTGGCGAACCACCATTCATCGGTGGTTCCATCGTCGACAAGTTGCACGCCCATAAGACTTGTCAGCCCACGCCGATTCAACTCCGCCGGCCGGAAGTCCCCGATGATCTGGCTGCGATTCTCGAACGGATGATGGCCAAGAATCCCGCGGACCGTTACGCCCGACCAGCCGATCTCGCTCAAGCTTTGCAGCCGATAGCCCGCTCGCGGTCGCTGGCGACGACATCAACGGAACCCAAACCTCGGCCACTTCCCGCGGCAACGATGCTGGCAGAAGCTGAATCACCAAAGTCCCTGGCCGGCGATCATCTGGTTCCTGAACTGGCCCTTCCCGATTTAAACGCCATCGATCTGGGAGCCCTCCCTGTTGTTGGCAAGTCACTCTCGGGCATCCACGCCAAAAAGCCCGACAGCGTTCCGCCGCTGTTGTGGGGTGGCGCAATCGCCACCGCCGCGGCCTTGGTCATTACCGTCGCGTGGCTGATCTTCGGCGGCAGTGGCAAGGCAACGCGCCAGCCCGAATTGGCCAAGGCAAACGAGCCACCGAAAATCGAACGACAGCAGCAACTCCCCGTGGCCCCGCCCGTCAGTCAGCACCCAAAAACGAACAGCAGCACCAGTCCGAAGGTGGTGCCGCCTGCGGTGGGGAATCGAGCTAAGATCTTGATGATCGTGCCGCAATATCAGTTGTATTACCCCGACTATGCGAACGTCAAAGACGCGTTGCCCAATACTGTCGACCTTGTGACTGCTTCCAGCGATGGAACGATTTGCAATTTGGTGCAGCAAAGCCCGCGCGGAAAGTTAGTGCCGGATCTGAAACTGTCGAGTGCCGTTCGTGCCCGCGATTACGACGCGCTGGCGTTTGCCGGGTATTCGTTGGGCGAATTGACCAGCCCGGGTGAAGGTCGCATTCAGACCGAACGGCTCATCCGTGAGTTCCAGCAGGAGGACAAGCCAATCGCTGCGATTTGCGGGGGCCAGAACGTCCTCGCGGCCTTCGATCTGCTCACCAGTGAAACACATGTTGCTGGCGGGCTCACGGCTGAGTTGCTGCCCGATTTTCGCGCTTGCCCCGCTCAGAGAGAGAAAAGTGGCGTCGTTACCTCCGGCAAGATCATCACTGGCAAGGGTGCCGATGATGGAGCTGCTTTCGCCCGCGCGCTGGTGGCGGCTATCCGCTAA
- a CDS encoding TlpA family protein disulfide reductase — translation MYRNWLLLLVVALGLALSSPAVFTSQQTLANQDAAGDALPEGKDAADVVQQIQQQLFMKGLEGIDTFNKQKAAFYRKYADDPARWQLKLVEVQVAMVSGKANEATALLKEIEAAKDAPEMVKGNASAFHLQGQARDVMAGKIKLDDFGAQIESHLKKYPRVPANRQLAYILVEASAADPAQAEQRLTALANNSYLAIADLAEKKLKVVKIRKELASKPLELSFTAVDGREVDFAKLRGKVVLIDFWATWCGPCMAEVPNVVQIYKKLHDKGFEIVGVSLDSDKEKLIQVAKENEMSWPHQFDGKGWENELAQKYGVQSIPEMWLVNKKGIMRVFNRSQNLGEEVEKLLAE, via the coding sequence ATGTACCGTAATTGGCTCCTGCTGTTGGTCGTCGCGCTGGGCTTGGCATTATCGTCGCCGGCGGTTTTCACCTCGCAGCAGACTCTGGCGAATCAAGACGCAGCTGGTGACGCCTTGCCGGAGGGCAAAGACGCGGCAGATGTCGTCCAGCAGATTCAGCAGCAGCTGTTCATGAAGGGGCTCGAAGGAATCGATACCTTCAACAAGCAGAAGGCCGCCTTTTATAGGAAGTACGCCGACGATCCGGCCCGCTGGCAACTCAAGTTGGTCGAAGTGCAAGTGGCTATGGTCAGTGGCAAGGCAAACGAAGCCACCGCACTCTTGAAAGAGATCGAAGCCGCCAAAGACGCACCCGAAATGGTGAAGGGGAATGCCAGCGCGTTTCACTTGCAAGGACAAGCCCGCGACGTAATGGCTGGCAAGATCAAGCTGGACGATTTCGGTGCCCAAATCGAATCGCACCTGAAGAAGTATCCCCGGGTGCCAGCCAATCGCCAATTGGCGTATATCCTGGTCGAAGCTTCGGCCGCTGATCCCGCGCAAGCCGAACAGCGGCTCACCGCGCTGGCCAACAACTCTTATTTGGCGATTGCCGACCTGGCCGAGAAGAAATTGAAGGTCGTGAAAATCCGCAAGGAACTAGCGAGCAAGCCACTGGAGCTGAGCTTCACGGCCGTTGATGGTCGCGAAGTCGATTTTGCGAAGCTGCGGGGCAAGGTTGTCCTGATCGACTTCTGGGCGACCTGGTGCGGGCCCTGCATGGCCGAAGTTCCAAACGTGGTGCAGATCTATAAAAAGCTGCACGACAAGGGCTTTGAAATTGTGGGCGTCTCGCTCGACAGCGACAAAGAAAAGCTGATCCAGGTAGCCAAGGAAAACGAGATGTCTTGGCCTCATCAATTCGATGGTAAGGGCTGGGAGAACGAGCTCGCCCAGAAGTACGGCGTGCAATCGATTCCTGAAATGTGGCTGGTCAATAAGAAGGGAATCATGAGAGTCTTCAACCGCAGCCAGAACTTGGGCGAAGAAGTCGAGAAGCTGCTGGCCGAGTGA
- a CDS encoding beta-ketoacyl-[acyl-carrier-protein] synthase family protein, protein MPVSHIIPTHQPAQLPDHQRIVITGIGLTAPNGNNLAEYRAALLAGKSGVTAYEIRYVGETLAGICKFDALRYQSKKDLRRGTRAGSVGIYCTNEAIRDAGLAWDTIDKSRVGIYLGITEHGNVETENEVYALKGYDYDVQFWSHHHNPRTVANNPAGETSLNLGVTGPHYTIGAACAAGNAGLIQGAQMLRLGDCDVALAGGVSESVHTFGIFASFKSQGALASHSDPAKASRPFDTQRNGIVVAEGGCTYVLERLDDARRRGAKIYGELAGYAINTDATDFVLPNPERQAECVQLALKRGGLEPRDIDIVSTHATGTGQGDTQECDALRRVFASSDKTYFNNTKSFIGHAMGAAGALELAGNLPAFDDGICHHTINVDELDPECALTTLVIDAPRPIGPVKYILNNSFGMLGINSVVIIQKYIG, encoded by the coding sequence ATGCCCGTTTCGCACATCATACCGACGCATCAACCGGCCCAACTGCCGGACCATCAACGGATTGTCATTACGGGCATCGGTCTGACCGCGCCAAACGGCAACAACCTGGCCGAATATCGGGCTGCGCTGCTGGCTGGCAAGAGTGGCGTAACGGCCTACGAAATTCGGTACGTCGGCGAGACCCTGGCGGGCATCTGCAAGTTCGATGCGCTGCGGTATCAATCGAAAAAAGATCTGCGCCGCGGCACTCGCGCCGGCAGCGTGGGGATTTATTGCACGAACGAAGCGATTCGCGATGCGGGACTCGCCTGGGACACGATCGACAAGAGCCGGGTCGGGATTTATCTCGGCATTACCGAGCACGGCAACGTCGAAACCGAGAACGAAGTCTATGCGCTGAAAGGCTACGACTACGACGTGCAGTTCTGGTCGCACCATCACAATCCGCGCACCGTGGCGAATAACCCGGCCGGTGAAACCTCGCTGAATCTAGGTGTGACCGGTCCGCACTACACCATTGGCGCCGCCTGTGCCGCCGGCAATGCCGGGCTGATTCAAGGGGCTCAGATGCTGCGGTTGGGCGATTGCGATGTGGCACTGGCCGGCGGCGTGTCGGAAAGCGTGCACACGTTCGGCATTTTCGCCAGCTTTAAGAGCCAGGGAGCGCTCGCTTCGCATAGCGATCCGGCGAAAGCGTCGCGGCCGTTCGACACTCAGCGGAACGGCATCGTCGTGGCTGAAGGTGGTTGTACTTACGTTCTGGAAAGGCTGGATGACGCTCGTCGTCGCGGGGCAAAGATTTACGGCGAATTGGCCGGCTACGCCATCAACACCGACGCCACCGACTTCGTGCTGCCCAACCCTGAGCGGCAGGCGGAGTGCGTTCAATTGGCGCTCAAACGGGGCGGGCTCGAGCCGCGCGATATCGATATCGTCAGCACGCACGCAACCGGCACTGGCCAGGGTGACACGCAGGAATGCGATGCCTTGCGACGCGTATTTGCCTCCAGCGACAAGACCTATTTCAACAACACCAAGAGCTTCATTGGTCACGCGATGGGCGCGGCCGGGGCCCTGGAACTGGCTGGCAATTTGCCCGCGTTTGACGACGGCATTTGCCATCACACGATCAATGTCGATGAACTCGATCCCGAGTGTGCCCTGACCACGCTGGTGATCGATGCTCCCCGGCCAATTGGTCCGGTGAAATACATCCTGAATAACTCGTTCGGCATGCTGGGAATCAACTCGGTCGTGATTATTCAGAAGTACATCGGCTAA
- a CDS encoding acyl carrier protein, producing MTNAEIRDEILDILSDIAPDEDLSGLVDEKPFREQLELDSMDFLDIVMELRKRHRIQIPEGDYTHLASMASTVAYLEPTMKDMVKK from the coding sequence ATGACGAACGCTGAAATTCGCGACGAAATTCTCGATATTCTTTCCGACATTGCCCCCGATGAAGACCTCAGCGGGCTGGTCGACGAGAAGCCCTTCCGCGAGCAGTTAGAGCTCGACAGCATGGACTTTCTCGACATCGTGATGGAACTGCGCAAGCGGCACCGCATCCAGATTCCGGAAGGGGATTACACCCATCTCGCCAGCATGGCCAGCACCGTGGCCTACCTGGAACCGACCATGAAGGACATGGTGAAGAAGTAG
- a CDS encoding RNA polymerase sigma factor — protein MSTTSASLLERIRHDPAASQWQTLVELYDPLIRGWLKRQSVLQADADDLVQDVLTVVARRLKDFEHNGRTGAFRTWLRTVTINCVRDSWRSKKRENANQGQVQELLDQLTDPNSGLTQAWDLEHDRYVTQQLLGRLRSEFEPATWKAFERVALDGTPAAQVATELGLTVNAVFIAKSRILARLRQESRGLIDD, from the coding sequence ATGTCCACAACTTCGGCCAGCTTGCTCGAGCGAATCCGCCACGATCCGGCTGCGTCGCAGTGGCAAACGCTGGTGGAACTGTACGATCCGCTGATTCGTGGCTGGCTCAAGCGGCAATCGGTGCTGCAGGCGGATGCCGACGACTTGGTGCAAGACGTGCTGACGGTGGTGGCGCGACGGTTGAAAGATTTCGAACATAACGGCCGGACCGGGGCCTTCCGCACCTGGCTCCGAACGGTGACGATCAACTGCGTACGCGATTCCTGGCGGTCGAAGAAACGGGAAAATGCCAACCAGGGGCAGGTGCAGGAACTGCTCGATCAGTTGACCGACCCCAACAGCGGTCTGACGCAGGCCTGGGATCTGGAACACGACCGCTACGTTACCCAGCAGTTGCTGGGCCGGCTGCGAAGCGAGTTTGAGCCGGCCACCTGGAAAGCCTTCGAGCGAGTAGCGCTCGATGGCACGCCCGCCGCGCAAGTGGCAACGGAGTTAGGGCTTACCGTGAATGCCGTGTTCATCGCCAAGAGCCGCATCCTGGCCCGCCTGCGGCAGGAATCTCGCGGCCTGATCGATGACTAG